Proteins encoded in a region of the Raphanus sativus cultivar WK10039 chromosome 8, ASM80110v3, whole genome shotgun sequence genome:
- the LOC108820496 gene encoding agamous-like MADS-box protein AGL19: MVRGKTEMKRIENATSRQVTFSKRRNGLLKKAFELSVLCDAEVALIIFSPTSKLYEFSSCSIAKTIERYQKRVKEIGTSKRDADHSQQARGETYGLTKKIEQLGISKRKLLGEGIDVCSIEELHQLENQLERGLTRIRAKKYQLLREEIEKLKEEEMNLIKENKELNEKLSGTGAIVVASSSSTLTSSEVNTDGNDNMEVETGLFIGPPEPRQSKKLCPQS, encoded by the exons ATGGTGAGGGGAAAGACTGAGATGAAGAGGATAGAGAACGCAACGAGTAGGCAAGTGACCTTTTCCAAGAGAAGAAATGGACTTTTGAAGAAAGCTTTCGAGTTATCAGTCCTTTGTGATGCTGAAGTTGCTTTAATCATCTTCTCTCCAACATCCAAACTCTATGAGTTCTCTAGCTGTAG TATAGCGAAAACAATAGAGCGATATCAGAAACGAGTCAAAGAAATTGGAACTAGTAAGAGAGATGCTGATCATTCCCAG CAAGCAAGAGGCGAAACATATGGATTGACAAAAAAGATTGAGCAGCTTGGAATATCTAAACG AAAATTGCTCGGAGAAGGTATTGATGTATGTTCTATTGAAGAGCTACACCAGTTAGAAAATCAGTTGGAGCGAGGCTTGACCAGGATAAGAGCAAAGAAG TACCAATTACTCCGTGAAGAAATTGAGAAGTTGAAGGAAGAG GAGATGAACCTTATTAAGGAAAATAAAGAACTGAATGAAAAG TTGAGTGGAACGGGAGCAATAGTAgtagcatcatcatcatcaaccttAACATCATCAGAAGTGAACACTGATGGCAATGACAATATGGAAGTGGAGACTGGTTTGTTCATTGGACCTCCTGAGCCAAGACAATCCAAGAAATTATGTCCTCAAAGTTAA
- the LOC108820475 gene encoding cysteine-rich receptor-like protein kinase 11 isoform X1: protein MRRGCIYRKMLTAIRRHSDEIPTNYKKSVGIPSVFLKWLTAINGHILSRQRSRASVGTASVYSDGIPTTVTVIIFVGLSSELSSEYTDDRPSSEVRRTVPTKYRRTRVFGFRRYVVGMWSEWSDDFAFRRSGRQNFPVFLVVSYQRTQFETDSDISTTHSSQYDFKTIEVATNNFSSSNKLGEGGFGEVYKGTLSTGTEVAVKRLSKMSGQGTREFRNEAVLVSKLQHRNLVRLLGFCLEGKEKILIYEFVPNKSLDYFLFDPENQGRLDWTQRYKIIGGIARGILYLHQDSQLTIIHRDLKASNILLDSDMVPKISDFGLSTIFGIEQTQGNTNRIAGTYAYMSPEYAMQGQFSMKSDIYSFGVLVLEIISGKKNSNVYQMDETTTAGNLVNNAWRLWRNGSPLDLLDPAIRRNNQSNEVTRCIHIALLCVQDNPEDRPMLSTIILMLTSNTITLPVPHLPSYFPRNKLELEKVSEGFESSRSTEKSVGYSVSDSSITDLEPR, encoded by the exons ATGAGGAGAGGTTGCATTTATAGGAAAATGCTTACGGCAATCCGACGCCATTCCGACGAAATTCcgacaaattataaaaaatccgtcggaattccgtcggtttTTTTAAAATGGCTAACGGCTATAAACGGGCATATTCTTTCTCGCCAACGGTCGAGAGCTTCCGTCGGAACggcgtcggtatattccgacggaattccgacgaccgtAACGGTTATAATTTTTGTCGGGCTTTCGTCGGAAttgtcgtcggaatataccgacgaccGCCCTTCGTCGGAAGTTCGTCGGACtgttccgacgaaataccgacgAACCCGTGTTTTTGGGTttcgtcggtatgtcgtcggaatgtGGTCGGAATGGTCCGACGACTTCGCTTTCCGTCGGAGTGGTCGTCAGAATTTCCctgtttttcttgtagtgtcatACCAAAGAACTCAGTTTGAAA CTGATAGTGATATCTCAACTACACATTCATCACAATACGACTTTAAGACAATTGAAGTTGCAACAAACAATTTTTCCAGTAGTAATAAGCTCGGTGAAGGTGGATTTGGCGAGGTTTACAAG GGTACACTGTCAACTGGAACGGAAGTGGCTGTGAAGCGACTGTCGAAAATGTCAGGACAAGGGACAAGAGAGTTCAGGAACGAAGCTGTTCTTGTGTCAAAACTTCAACACAGGAATCTAGTTAGGCTTCTTGGATTCTGTTtagaaggaaaagaaaagattcTCATCTATGAGTTTGTCCCAAACAAAAGTCTCGACTATTTTCTATTTG ACCCAGAGAATCAAGGTCGGCTAGACTGGACTCAACGATACAAGATCATTGGAGGGATTGCTAGAGGAATTCTTTATCTTCATCAAGATTCACAGCTAACAATCATACATCGTGACCTTAAAGCAAGTAACATTCTTTTGGATTCCGATATGGTCCCAAAAATTTCAGATTTTGGACTGTCTACGATCTTTGGAATAGAGCAAACTCAAGGCAATACCAACAGAATTGCTGGAACCTA TGCTTACATGTCTCCAGAGTATGCAATGCAAGGCCAATTCTCCATGAAATCTGACATATACAGCTTTGGAGTCTTAGTTCTCGAGATAATAAGCGGAAAGAAAAACAGTAACGTCTACCAGATGGATGAAACTACTACTGCTGGAAACTTAGTCAACAAT GCTTGGAGGCTTTGGAGAAACGGGTCACCACTGGACCTGTTGGATCCGGCCATTAGAAGGAATAATCAGAGTAACGAAGTCACTAGATGCATCCATATTGCGCTCTTATGTGTTCAAGACAATCCAGAAGACCGTCCAATGTTATCAACTATTATCTTGATGCTTACTAGCAACACAATCACTCTACCAGTGCCTCATCTCCCGAGTTATTTCCCGCGGAACAAGCTCGAACTTGAGAAGGTATCTGAGGGATTCGAATCAAGTCGATCTACAGAAAAATCTGTTGGTTATTCTGTTAGTGACTCGTCCATTACTGATTTAGAGCCTCGTTGA
- the LOC108820475 gene encoding cysteine-rich receptor-like protein kinase 11 isoform X2, protein MRRGCIYRKMLTAIRRHSDEIPTNYKKSVGIPSVFLKWLTAINGHILSRQRSRASVGTASVYSDGIPTTVTVIIFVGLSSELSSEYTDDRPSSEVRRTVPTKYRRTRVFGFRRYVVGMWSEWSDDFAFRRSGRQNFPVFLVVSYQRTQFETDSDISTTHSSQYDFKTIEVATNNFSSSNKLGEGGFGEVYKGTLSTGTEVAVKRLSKMSGQGTREFRNEAVLVSKLQHRNLVRLLGFCLEGKEKILIYEFVPNKSLDYFLFDPENQGRLDWTQRYKIIGGIARGILYLHQDSQLTIIHRDLKASNILLDSDMVPKISDFGLSTIFGIEQTQGNTNRIAGTYAYMSPEYAMQGQFSMKSDIYSFGVLVLEIISGKKNSNVYQMDETTTAGNLVNNVILIKGLEALEKRVTTGPVGSGH, encoded by the exons ATGAGGAGAGGTTGCATTTATAGGAAAATGCTTACGGCAATCCGACGCCATTCCGACGAAATTCcgacaaattataaaaaatccgtcggaattccgtcggtttTTTTAAAATGGCTAACGGCTATAAACGGGCATATTCTTTCTCGCCAACGGTCGAGAGCTTCCGTCGGAACggcgtcggtatattccgacggaattccgacgaccgtAACGGTTATAATTTTTGTCGGGCTTTCGTCGGAAttgtcgtcggaatataccgacgaccGCCCTTCGTCGGAAGTTCGTCGGACtgttccgacgaaataccgacgAACCCGTGTTTTTGGGTttcgtcggtatgtcgtcggaatgtGGTCGGAATGGTCCGACGACTTCGCTTTCCGTCGGAGTGGTCGTCAGAATTTCCctgtttttcttgtagtgtcatACCAAAGAACTCAGTTTGAAA CTGATAGTGATATCTCAACTACACATTCATCACAATACGACTTTAAGACAATTGAAGTTGCAACAAACAATTTTTCCAGTAGTAATAAGCTCGGTGAAGGTGGATTTGGCGAGGTTTACAAG GGTACACTGTCAACTGGAACGGAAGTGGCTGTGAAGCGACTGTCGAAAATGTCAGGACAAGGGACAAGAGAGTTCAGGAACGAAGCTGTTCTTGTGTCAAAACTTCAACACAGGAATCTAGTTAGGCTTCTTGGATTCTGTTtagaaggaaaagaaaagattcTCATCTATGAGTTTGTCCCAAACAAAAGTCTCGACTATTTTCTATTTG ACCCAGAGAATCAAGGTCGGCTAGACTGGACTCAACGATACAAGATCATTGGAGGGATTGCTAGAGGAATTCTTTATCTTCATCAAGATTCACAGCTAACAATCATACATCGTGACCTTAAAGCAAGTAACATTCTTTTGGATTCCGATATGGTCCCAAAAATTTCAGATTTTGGACTGTCTACGATCTTTGGAATAGAGCAAACTCAAGGCAATACCAACAGAATTGCTGGAACCTA TGCTTACATGTCTCCAGAGTATGCAATGCAAGGCCAATTCTCCATGAAATCTGACATATACAGCTTTGGAGTCTTAGTTCTCGAGATAATAAGCGGAAAGAAAAACAGTAACGTCTACCAGATGGATGAAACTACTACTGCTGGAAACTTAGTCAACAATGTGATCTTAATTAAAG GCTTGGAGGCTTTGGAGAAACGGGTCACCACTGGACCTGTTGGATCCGGCCATTAG